A genomic segment from Paenibacillus sp. FSL K6-1096 encodes:
- a CDS encoding glycosyltransferase family 4 protein, whose product MKILLVTYWGLTNLGGIWTYMKQLAEKLGAQGHSVTMMGSHVESNTLYLLDRTESFDKKAFYTLLLPHFDAIRFPSMHLEHGIFSFELGRYVFEGGAAVLGLEDYDVIHAQDPIASYALRRILRRPVPLVTSVHGALSLETFYEYRGLEPGLTREAYEQRPIWRYFRRIETLGARSADQILVSSQWIGQLTRELGVSPGRIHTLPYGVNLEEYVARAAEPAPLKFQDGIPVIMYAGRLEYIKGVHVLIEALGMLHKRCQRWICAVAGMGSLLEELLEQTRRLGISEQVYFTGKLDNIPAALKAADIYVQPSLQDTQPFSVTEAQLAGIAPVVAGTSGMPEMVRQGETGWVVPPGDAAALARQLEQLLGDGELRQRTGRQARAWAVNNRSLDDMASGTLKVYQKAIEQQAGQQGIPDPVRFAGMPGGTGGPLPAAFHPADVLAGSGGALPLAELMRSRLPQHYSVPDARTALVPQE is encoded by the coding sequence ATGAAGATACTGCTGGTTACCTACTGGGGACTCACCAATCTGGGCGGGATCTGGACGTATATGAAGCAGCTGGCGGAGAAGCTGGGTGCACAGGGCCATTCCGTGACCATGATGGGAAGTCATGTAGAGAGCAATACGCTTTATTTGCTGGACCGCACGGAGTCTTTTGATAAAAAAGCGTTCTACACGCTGCTGCTGCCGCATTTCGATGCGATCCGCTTCCCTTCGATGCACCTGGAGCACGGGATCTTCAGCTTCGAGCTGGGGCGGTACGTATTTGAAGGGGGGGCTGCGGTGCTGGGGCTGGAGGACTATGACGTCATTCATGCCCAGGACCCGATCGCTTCGTATGCGCTGCGCCGGATTCTGCGCCGTCCGGTTCCGCTGGTCACCAGTGTCCACGGAGCGCTCTCCCTGGAGACATTCTATGAATATAGGGGGCTGGAGCCGGGGCTGACCCGGGAAGCGTATGAGCAGCGGCCCATCTGGAGGTATTTCCGCCGGATTGAGACGCTGGGTGCCCGGTCAGCCGATCAGATTCTGGTCTCTTCGCAGTGGATTGGACAGCTTACCCGGGAGCTGGGGGTCAGCCCTGGCCGTATTCATACCCTGCCCTATGGGGTGAATCTGGAGGAATATGTGGCCAGAGCGGCGGAGCCTGCGCCGCTCAAATTCCAGGACGGAATACCGGTCATCATGTATGCCGGACGGCTGGAATATATCAAGGGAGTGCATGTGCTGATCGAAGCGCTGGGCATGCTGCATAAGCGGTGCCAGCGGTGGATCTGTGCTGTAGCCGGTATGGGCAGCCTGCTGGAAGAGCTGCTGGAGCAGACCCGCCGTCTGGGCATCTCGGAGCAGGTCTACTTCACGGGGAAGCTGGATAATATTCCTGCGGCGCTGAAGGCGGCAGACATCTATGTGCAGCCCTCGCTGCAGGATACGCAGCCGTTCTCCGTGACGGAGGCACAGCTGGCCGGAATCGCGCCGGTGGTCGCCGGAACCTCGGGGATGCCGGAGATGGTGCGGCAAGGCGAGACCGGCTGGGTCGTTCCGCCCGGAGATGCCGCTGCGCTGGCCCGGCAGCTGGAGCAGCTGCTGGGCGACGGGGAGCTGAGGCAGCGCACCGGCCGTCAGGCCAGAGCGTGGGCAGTGAATAACCGGTCACTGGATGATATGGCTTCGGGAACGCTGAAGGTGTATCAGAAGGCGATAGAGCAGCAGGCAGGACAGCAGGGCATTCCCGATCCCGTCCGCTTTGCAGGTATGCCCGGAGGCACAGGGGGGCCGCTTCCTGCTGCCTTCCATCCGGCCGATGTGCTGGCCGGGAGCGGGGGCGCTCTTCCGCTGGCAGAGCTTATGCGCAGCAGATTGCCGCAGCATTACTCCGTCCCGGATGCGCGCACCGCTCTCGTCCCGCAGGAATAG
- the hemL gene encoding glutamate-1-semialdehyde 2,1-aminomutase: MGNTPLRRREEASRTAFEEAKQYIPGGVNSPVRAFKSVGLTPVYVERGEGSRIYDIDGNSFIDYVCSWGPLIMGHAHPEVVKALQEAAVKGTSFGAPTLMETEMAKAVVERVASVDIVRMVNSGTEATMSAIRLARGYTGRSKILKFEGSYHGHADSLLIKAGSGVATLGLPDSPGVPEGVAVNTITVPYNDLEGVKIAFERYGNEIAAVIVEPIAGNMGVVPPLPGFLEGLRKVTTGYGALLIFDEVMTGFRVDRGCAQGLFGMDPDLTCFGKVIGGGLPVGAYGGKKEIMAQIAPSGPIYQAGTLSGNPLAMAAGYSTLSLLTPEVYTRLEALGARLAAGLQRNAQETGVPLTINRVGSMVCPFFTSEPVINFDTAKTSNLDHFNRYFGKMLDQGISIPPSQFEGMFVSAAHSEQDIDDTIEAHYQALKSL; the protein is encoded by the coding sequence ATGGGCAATACGCCGCTAAGACGCCGGGAGGAGGCTTCCCGGACCGCTTTTGAAGAAGCCAAGCAATATATTCCCGGCGGAGTGAACAGTCCGGTCCGGGCGTTCAAATCCGTAGGATTAACTCCGGTGTATGTGGAGCGCGGCGAGGGCTCGCGAATCTACGATATCGACGGCAACAGCTTCATTGACTATGTGTGTTCGTGGGGACCGCTCATTATGGGACATGCCCATCCTGAGGTGGTGAAGGCGCTGCAGGAGGCTGCTGTGAAGGGGACGAGCTTCGGCGCGCCTACCCTGATGGAGACAGAAATGGCCAAAGCCGTGGTAGAGCGCGTAGCCTCGGTGGATATTGTACGGATGGTGAACTCGGGAACAGAAGCTACGATGAGCGCGATCCGTCTGGCCCGCGGCTATACCGGCCGCAGCAAAATCCTCAAGTTCGAAGGCTCCTACCACGGCCACGCCGACAGTCTGCTGATCAAGGCCGGTTCCGGGGTGGCGACCCTGGGGCTGCCGGACAGCCCGGGCGTGCCGGAAGGTGTTGCGGTCAACACCATTACGGTGCCTTACAATGACCTGGAAGGGGTCAAAATCGCGTTTGAGCGTTACGGCAACGAGATCGCTGCTGTGATCGTTGAGCCTATCGCCGGGAATATGGGCGTGGTGCCGCCGCTGCCGGGCTTCCTGGAGGGGCTGCGCAAGGTGACTACGGGGTACGGGGCACTGCTGATTTTTGACGAGGTGATGACCGGCTTCCGGGTCGACCGGGGCTGCGCGCAAGGCTTGTTCGGGATGGACCCGGATCTGACCTGCTTCGGCAAGGTGATCGGCGGCGGTCTGCCTGTAGGGGCATATGGCGGCAAAAAAGAAATTATGGCCCAGATCGCCCCGTCCGGTCCGATCTATCAGGCAGGCACGCTCAGCGGCAATCCGCTGGCGATGGCCGCGGGCTACAGCACGCTGTCGCTGCTGACTCCTGAGGTGTACACCCGTCTGGAGGCGCTTGGCGCGAGACTGGCGGCCGGCCTGCAGCGCAATGCGCAGGAGACAGGCGTCCCGCTGACAATTAACCGTGTCGGCTCGATGGTGTGCCCGTTCTTCACCAGTGAGCCGGTGATTAATTTCGATACAGCCAAGACCAGTAATCTGGACCATTTCAACCGCTACTTCGGCAAAATGCTGGATCAGGGCATCAGCATCCCGCCTTCCCAGTTCGAGGGAATGTTCGTATCCGCCGCACACAGCGAGCAGGATATTGATGATACGATTGAGGCCCACTACCAGGCCTTGAAATCGCTATGA
- a CDS encoding LysM peptidoglycan-binding domain-containing protein translates to MFDQSHGLRFDIYERIHLSEELPGIAELEEVELVPDIQVIQREDRAELHGQLLLTGLYRGEDDRTQRLEHAIPVEITVPLTRVSSLDDIGVEIENFDIDLLTMRTVNITGVLSLRGIGSADAQPAWQQEEYTVAYSPEAQDLKAKAGDRAGSSETDSLYENSLWTYGEGVAENSAEEQPEAEAVEAADAAANPLFPETAVYTQPAALVTAQPKDKEPKARTHSLDAAPQAAQNTSKPAAAAQKDSPSDHTGGSAGQSAASPVDHWSHANLHAVPDAEPVLNNAASDAAALLAGKEGGEEIEAADNDVFLSSEALPPQEEKQDLKVALGSKKDPGAAGQEPLTFSSLLSSSRVNREQENLQADEAASQAAAEAPEVGNDTEWKSRFIGGLGGSEMFRKVRLCIVQREETLDTIAEKYQLSTRELSMYNRLSGQVVEEGQVLYIP, encoded by the coding sequence GTGTTTGACCAGTCCCACGGCTTGCGGTTTGATATTTATGAACGCATTCACCTTTCGGAAGAGCTTCCGGGAATAGCAGAACTGGAGGAAGTCGAGCTCGTTCCCGACATCCAGGTGATCCAGCGGGAGGACCGGGCCGAATTGCATGGACAGCTGCTCCTGACCGGACTCTACCGGGGGGAGGACGATCGTACACAGCGTCTGGAGCATGCGATTCCCGTTGAAATTACGGTCCCGCTGACCCGGGTCAGCTCACTGGATGACATAGGGGTGGAGATCGAGAATTTCGATATTGACCTGCTTACGATGCGAACCGTTAATATTACCGGTGTGCTCTCGCTGCGCGGAATCGGAAGCGCCGATGCCCAGCCCGCCTGGCAGCAGGAGGAATACACGGTAGCCTATTCGCCGGAGGCCCAGGATCTCAAGGCTAAGGCCGGGGACCGGGCCGGCAGCTCAGAGACGGATTCCTTATATGAGAATTCGCTCTGGACCTACGGTGAAGGGGTGGCGGAAAACTCTGCGGAAGAACAGCCTGAAGCCGAAGCGGTGGAGGCGGCAGACGCTGCGGCGAATCCGTTATTCCCGGAAACTGCTGTGTACACCCAGCCGGCAGCCCTGGTCACTGCGCAGCCGAAGGACAAGGAACCTAAGGCAAGAACCCATAGCCTGGATGCGGCCCCGCAAGCTGCCCAGAATACCAGCAAACCGGCAGCGGCAGCCCAGAAGGATTCGCCTTCGGATCACACAGGAGGCAGTGCCGGTCAGTCTGCCGCCAGCCCGGTAGATCACTGGAGTCATGCGAATCTCCATGCCGTTCCCGATGCGGAGCCGGTTCTCAATAATGCTGCCAGTGACGCTGCTGCCTTGCTGGCCGGGAAGGAGGGCGGGGAAGAGATTGAAGCTGCGGACAACGACGTCTTCCTGTCATCGGAAGCCTTGCCTCCCCAGGAGGAGAAGCAGGATCTCAAGGTTGCGCTTGGCAGCAAGAAGGACCCCGGCGCTGCCGGGCAGGAGCCGCTGACCTTCTCCTCGCTGCTCAGCTCCAGCCGGGTCAACAGGGAGCAGGAGAATCTGCAAGCGGACGAGGCGGCTTCCCAGGCCGCGGCTGAGGCTCCGGAGGTTGGCAATGATACCGAGTGGAAAAGCCGGTTCATCGGCGGGCTTGGCGGCTCAGAGATGTTCCGCAAGGTACGGCTCTGCATCGTCCAGCGCGAGGAGACACTGGATACGATCGCCGAGAAATATCAGCTCAGCACCCGGGAGCTGTCGATGTACAACCGCCTCTCCGGGCAGGTCGTGGAAGAGGGACAGGTGCTGTATATTCCCTGA
- a CDS encoding neutral zinc metallopeptidase → MKWQGRRGSSNVEDRRGRGGGGMGGGKLVGGGLTGIVVIVIVTLLSGGNIGDIMGNLISTGPATNSSAPYEQTAQEKELSEFVSVVLADTEDVWSEIFREQGMTYQDPTLVLYSGSVNSACGTASSAVGPFYCPGDAKLYIDLSFYDELQQQFQAPGDFAMAYVIAHEVGHHVQTLLGASEQLNSLRQRLSETEFNKYQVRFELQADYYAGVWAHHVQGQNLLEEGDLDEALTAASAVGDDTIQKRAQGYVVPDSFTHGTSEQRKRWFYKGYESGTIAGGDTFKAADL, encoded by the coding sequence ATGAAGTGGCAGGGCAGAAGAGGCAGTTCAAATGTGGAGGACCGCAGAGGCCGCGGAGGCGGAGGCATGGGCGGCGGCAAGCTGGTCGGCGGCGGACTCACCGGGATCGTGGTTATCGTAATTGTTACGCTGCTGAGCGGCGGGAATATCGGGGATATTATGGGGAATCTGATCTCAACGGGCCCCGCTACGAACTCAAGCGCTCCGTATGAGCAGACCGCGCAGGAGAAGGAGCTGTCTGAATTCGTATCTGTCGTCCTGGCTGATACGGAGGATGTCTGGTCGGAGATTTTCCGGGAGCAGGGGATGACTTATCAGGACCCGACGCTGGTGCTGTATAGCGGGAGTGTGAATTCGGCCTGCGGCACCGCCAGCTCGGCGGTCGGGCCGTTCTATTGTCCGGGAGATGCCAAGCTGTATATTGATCTCAGCTTCTATGACGAGCTGCAGCAGCAGTTCCAGGCACCGGGAGATTTCGCTATGGCGTACGTGATCGCCCACGAAGTGGGCCATCATGTGCAGACTCTGCTGGGTGCTTCCGAGCAGCTGAATTCGCTGCGCCAGCGCCTCAGCGAGACGGAATTCAACAAATATCAGGTCCGCTTCGAGCTGCAGGCCGATTATTATGCCGGAGTGTGGGCGCATCATGTTCAGGGCCAGAATCTGCTGGAGGAGGGAGACCTGGATGAGGCGCTGACTGCGGCGAGCGCCGTCGGGGATGATACGATCCAGAAGCGGGCGCAGGGGTATGTGGTGCCGGACAGCTTCACGCACGGAACGTCCGAGCAGCGCAAGCGCTGGTTCTACAAAGGCTATGAATCCGGCACGATTGCCGGCGGAGATACCTTTAAGGCAGCTGATTTATAA
- the hemB gene encoding porphobilinogen synthase yields MSFPITRHRRLRGSAGIRGMVRETVLNVLDFIQPIFVTYGTGVKNEISSMPGVYHFSLDTLKAEVDEIASLGIPAVLLFGIPETKDAVGSSGFADDGIVQEATRLIKKWHPDLLVVADTCLCEFTDHGHCGMVHTHTVNGVVHGDVINDASLELLTRTAVSQARAGADIIAPSNMMDGFVQAIRAGLDENGFEHVPIMSYSVKYASAFYGPFREAADSAPQFGNRKTYQMDPANLREAIREADSDVLEGADMLMVKPALAYLDVIRTIRDQFDLPLVAYNVSGEYSMVKAAAQQGWIDEQAVVLEMLTGMKRAGADVIITYFAKDAARWLRG; encoded by the coding sequence ATGAGCTTTCCAATTACCAGACACCGCCGCTTGCGCGGTTCGGCCGGGATTCGCGGCATGGTGCGCGAGACGGTGCTGAATGTGCTGGATTTCATCCAGCCGATCTTTGTAACCTATGGAACCGGTGTGAAGAATGAGATCAGCTCCATGCCCGGCGTGTATCATTTCTCGCTGGACACCCTGAAGGCCGAGGTGGACGAGATTGCGTCGCTGGGCATTCCGGCGGTACTGCTGTTCGGCATTCCCGAGACGAAGGATGCGGTCGGCTCCTCCGGCTTCGCAGATGACGGAATTGTGCAGGAAGCCACGCGCCTGATCAAAAAGTGGCATCCCGACCTGCTGGTCGTCGCCGACACCTGCCTGTGCGAGTTCACCGACCACGGCCACTGCGGTATGGTGCATACCCATACGGTTAATGGTGTAGTGCACGGTGATGTTATCAACGATGCATCGCTGGAATTGCTTACCCGCACAGCGGTGTCACAGGCCCGGGCAGGAGCGGATATTATTGCCCCATCCAATATGATGGACGGCTTTGTGCAGGCAATCCGCGCCGGACTCGACGAGAACGGCTTCGAGCATGTGCCGATCATGTCGTATTCCGTGAAATACGCCTCCGCGTTCTACGGCCCGTTCCGGGAAGCGGCGGATTCCGCCCCGCAGTTCGGCAACCGCAAAACATACCAGATGGACCCGGCCAACCTGCGGGAAGCCATCCGCGAAGCGGATTCCGATGTGCTGGAAGGCGCGGACATGCTGATGGTGAAGCCTGCGCTGGCCTACCTCGATGTGATCCGCACCATCCGTGACCAGTTCGATCTGCCGCTCGTAGCTTACAACGTCAGCGGTGAATATTCGATGGTCAAGGCGGCGGCACAGCAGGGCTGGATCGATGAGCAGGCGGTTGTGCTGGAGATGCTGACCGGCATGAAGCGCGCCGGTGCCGATGTAATTATTACCTATTTCGCCAAGGACGCAGCCCGCTGGCTGCGCGGCTAG
- a CDS encoding GGDEF domain-containing protein, which translates to MSKARVFDLSLFFASLAIAFIPAHAVVLDGTYMKALLLYTIFSSIYFQLRIVTRSGNSTIDYAISYTSSFGIFAGPLGTLIFETVYRSIVYIYKKKTKTADPGEFLDTFYNIGSFTLGGSAAYYLYTLLKPLADKLPFGYWVLFLLVVCVTTLLSSAFLVITFALSGDIKTRREAENLLFRSRNLLDFSKVALTNALLLRLLQMEKWEMLIALFLLNYIVSLSFYSKSQSAQHKYERDKFEQMAYRDFLTGTYNRAHMDKMMNELNQSGEYIGIVVADIDRFKKINDSYNHAVGDRVIVHFADTLERHLQPEDILFRSGGEEFTLFLRNKTFEECRAQIEEILDSLHGNSVSAEFEEQTISVPYSASFGLYYYKADPGHKTSMEKGYVYADQLLLESKKLGRNRLSYRNDLGA; encoded by the coding sequence ATGTCCAAAGCAAGGGTATTTGACCTATCCCTGTTCTTCGCCTCCCTGGCTATAGCCTTCATTCCTGCACATGCTGTAGTCCTGGATGGTACATATATGAAAGCGCTGCTGCTCTACACGATATTTTCCAGCATTTATTTCCAGTTGCGCATTGTGACCCGGAGCGGGAACTCCACGATTGATTATGCAATCAGCTATACGTCCTCATTCGGGATTTTTGCCGGCCCGCTGGGGACATTGATATTCGAGACGGTGTACCGGTCGATTGTATATATCTATAAAAAGAAAACAAAAACCGCCGATCCCGGTGAATTCCTCGACACCTTCTACAATATCGGCTCCTTCACACTGGGCGGGTCTGCGGCGTATTATTTGTACACGCTGCTCAAGCCTCTGGCGGACAAGCTTCCCTTCGGATACTGGGTGCTGTTTCTTCTGGTGGTCTGTGTCACTACGCTGCTGTCGTCCGCGTTCCTGGTGATCACCTTCGCGCTGTCGGGAGACATCAAGACCCGCCGCGAAGCGGAGAATCTGCTGTTCCGCAGCCGGAATCTGCTGGACTTCAGCAAGGTCGCACTGACCAACGCCCTGCTGCTGCGGCTGCTGCAGATGGAGAAATGGGAGATGCTGATTGCGCTGTTCCTGCTCAACTACATTGTCAGCCTCTCGTTCTATTCCAAGTCGCAGAGTGCCCAGCACAAATATGAACGCGACAAGTTCGAGCAGATGGCCTACCGCGACTTCCTCACCGGAACCTACAACCGGGCGCACATGGACAAGATGATGAACGAGCTGAACCAGAGCGGGGAATATATCGGCATTGTTGTGGCAGACATTGACCGCTTCAAAAAAATCAACGACTCCTACAACCACGCCGTCGGCGACCGGGTCATTGTCCATTTCGCCGATACGCTGGAGCGCCACCTTCAGCCGGAGGACATTCTGTTCCGCAGCGGCGGGGAGGAGTTCACCCTGTTCCTGAGGAACAAGACCTTCGAGGAATGCAGGGCGCAGATTGAGGAGATTCTGGACAGCCTGCACGGCAATAGCGTAAGTGCCGAATTCGAGGAGCAGACGATCTCTGTACCGTATTCGGCTTCCTTCGGGCTCTATTATTACAAGGCGGACCCCGGACACAAGACCTCTATGGAGAAAGGTTATGTCTACGCCGACCAGCTCCTGCTGGAATCCAAGAAGCTGGGCCGCAACCGCCTTTCGTACCGCAATGACCTGGGAGCTTAA
- a CDS encoding RluA family pseudouridine synthase, which translates to MPGRVITGAADKQAAIDAWLLGTAGMPAKLHARLLRGGGIQWRGDRLRLALFPGKEAGIEPVWQETGMEVLFEDDFCLVVHKPAGMAVHPDGSSTAVTLDHLVAAHYAASGGGIAVRHIHRLDKDTTGPVLYAKNDYAQLVLDEEMRGKGVSRLYAAIVAGTVPPELTVIDAPVGRDRHNAARRRVSPGGQEAVTRIIGREALPGGTVVKLELETGRTHQIRVHLSHAGHPLFGDRLYGGPGWRSAGVPDSTPERQALHGEKLVYAHPWTRKPVEVADLWPEDMLLLRERISSGDQLYRL; encoded by the coding sequence ATGCCGGGCCGGGTCATTACGGGGGCGGCTGACAAGCAGGCCGCTATTGATGCCTGGCTGCTCGGCACCGCCGGAATGCCCGCGAAGCTGCACGCCCGGCTGCTCCGCGGGGGCGGCATCCAGTGGAGGGGCGACCGGCTGCGGCTGGCCCTGTTCCCGGGCAAGGAAGCAGGGATTGAGCCTGTATGGCAGGAGACGGGCATGGAGGTGCTGTTCGAGGATGACTTCTGCCTGGTCGTCCACAAGCCCGCCGGTATGGCGGTTCACCCCGACGGCAGCAGTACAGCGGTCACGCTGGATCATCTTGTGGCAGCGCACTATGCCGCTTCGGGCGGAGGAATCGCTGTCCGCCATATTCACCGGCTGGACAAGGACACCACCGGGCCTGTGCTGTATGCGAAGAACGACTATGCCCAGCTGGTGCTGGATGAGGAGATGCGCGGCAAGGGCGTATCCCGGCTCTATGCCGCGATTGTGGCAGGCACTGTTCCGCCGGAGTTGACAGTGATTGATGCGCCGGTCGGGCGGGACCGCCATAATGCAGCACGCAGGCGGGTATCTCCGGGCGGGCAGGAGGCTGTGACACGAATCATAGGGCGCGAAGCGCTGCCCGGCGGGACGGTAGTGAAGCTGGAGCTGGAGACGGGCCGGACACACCAGATCCGTGTGCATCTCAGCCATGCGGGTCATCCGCTGTTCGGGGACCGACTGTACGGCGGACCCGGCTGGCGTTCAGCCGGTGTTCCAGACAGCACCCCGGAACGCCAGGCGCTGCATGGCGAGAAGCTGGTGTATGCCCACCCCTGGACCCGGAAGCCGGTTGAGGTAGCTGACCTCTGGCCTGAGGATATGCTTCTCTTGCGTGAACGAATCAGCAGCGGAGACCAGTTGTACAGGCTATAA